Within Thermococcus celer Vu 13 = JCM 8558, the genomic segment CCCAACCTCAAGGCCTACCAGAACGTTAAAGGGCAGGATTACGCCGCCCTCCGTGTGAAGGAAGTTGGAGTAAAAGCCCCCGAAGGTGATTCCCGCCATCCCCAGGAGAACGAGGAGTGTCCCCGCGGAGCTCTCCACCAGGCTCGCCCAGTTGAACCTGAACCTCTTCCTGACCTTCCGGTAACCGTGCGAGGTTATGAGGAGTATAACCGCGACCGCGAGAATAACCCCTCCCTGGAAGCCTCCTCCGGGGCTCAGATGGCCGTAGATCATGAGGTAGGCGGCGTAGGTTACCAGGAAAGGGCTCACCATCTTGGTGGTGCTCCGAACTACAGTGCTCATCTTCACTTCTTCTTCCCCCCGAGGAGCAGGTAGAAGCCCATAACGGCGGTGAATAGAAGACTCGCCTCGCCGAGGCTGTCGTAGGCCCTCCAGCCCGCCAGGATAGCCGAGACAAGGTTCGGGACTCCAATCTCATTCCAGTTGGAGACGTAGTAGGCGTAGCTGCCGCCCTGGGAGGGGGTGTAATCTAACCCGAGCAGGAAGGCCCCAAGGGCCAGTGTGAGGAGTAAAGCGGCCTTTCTCACTCGCCCACCTCCTCTATGGTGAAGAGGAAGACGCCTATCACTATCGCCCCGACCACTATCGCCGAGAGGGCAACGTCGGGCGCTCTGAGCTCGAAGAGGGCCAGGACGAAGAGCAGACTGAGGAGCGAGTACTTAACGACCGCACTAACCAGGTTCTTCTCTTCAACCACGGCCACCGCCAGCAGTATCATCACTATTAAAATCATGTCAAGAATTGTCCCAAGCATACATATCCACCACTACCTCTGGCTTTACCCCGTATCTGTAGGCCGCCCTCGCGATGGCGTGGCTTACCATGGGGTTTATCATCGCTATAAGGAAGGCCAGCACCAGGAACTTGACCCTCACGACGGCCGGTGCGTCCATCGTCAATACAAGGGCAAGGATTATGCTCATGGCCCCGCCGGTATCGCACTTGGTTGCCGCGTGGAGTCTTGTATAGACGTCCGGAAAGCGAAGTATCCCCAGGGCCCCGAAGATCATTATCGCCTCTCCAAAGAGCATTAGGATTGCCTCAATCATAGCTTCTCCTCTCCATGTACTTGACCAGGATCAACCCGCCGACGGCGTTAACCATCAGCAGGACTATCGCGAGGTCCACCAGGTAGTACTCACCCCTGATGACCGAGACGACAGCTATTACAACGACGACCTTCGTCGTTATCGTGTTCAGACCCACTATCCTGTCGGGAAGGGTTGGTCCCCTGAGCACGCGGTAGGTTACCAGCATGGTCGTGAAGACGAGGACGTAAAACGCGCTCACCAGAATACCTTCTTGAGCCATTCCTCGATGTCCCCCTTTATCCTCTTCCCCGCCCTCTCCCTGTTGAGAGTTTCCACGTCTATCCAGTGGACGTAGACGTAGGTCCCGTCGAGCTTTTTGCTGACGTCAAGGGTCAGCGTTCCCGGAGTCAGGGTTATCGAGTTCGCCAGTATGGCCACGCCCGTGTCGGAGCGCAGGTCGGTCTTTATCTTCACTATCCCGGGGTTGATGTCCATGAGGAGCACGTTCCTCGCCACCTTCAGGTTGCTCTCCAGCAGGCGGAAGGCCATTATCACAAGGTACTGGGGGAGGTATATGAACGCGAAGTACAGGAGCTTTTCGATGATGTGCCCTGACCTGCGTATGTCCTCCGTGAGGAGATCCCTCATGAAGATCGATATAACCAGCGTAACGAGGGCACCCGTTACCATAGCTTCTGCCCTGAGGTCTCCGGTTATGACCACCCAGAAGGTCATGAGGATCGCCCAGGTCAGGACCACACGCTCCCAGGAGGGAAGTTTCGATGCCTCGAACCTCTCGTGGAGGACCCTTTTCCTCATGCTTTCGAGTCTTTCCTTAAGATAAAATAAGACGCGGCTCATATGATATTTTAGATAAAAGAAGGTTATAACGATTTTGCAGACGCAAATGATTGTCCAACAATGTAAAATAAGCTCGAAAGAACAGCACCTTCAAATCCATACATCCCCGTGGTGTTTCCTATCTCGAGGCCGCCTTTTTCAGGAGAAAGGTTTAAATTCCTGCCCGCGTAGGGAAAAACGGTGATGCTCATGATTGAGGTTGGGGAATACAAGGTCAAGGAAGGTCTCTACTACACCAAGGACCACGAGTGGGCCCAGGTTCTCGAGGACGGCACGGTTCTCGTCGGGGTGAGTGACTACGCCCAGAAGGAGCTCGGAGACCTCGCCTACGTCGAGCTCCCTGAGGTTGGGAAGGAAGTCAACAAGGGCGACGTTCTCTGCGAGCTCGAGAGCGTTAAGGCTGTCAGCGAGGTTTACGCCCCTGTTAGCGGCGAAGTAGTTGAGGTAAACGAAGAACTCGAGGACTCGCCCGAGCTCATCAACGAGGACCCCTACGGGAACTGGATAGCCAAGCTCAGACCGGACAACCTCGAGGAGGAGCTCAAGGAGCTCATGGATGCGGAGGCCTACGCCGAGTACCTCAAGAGCCTCTGAACAAGGTTTCAATACTCTTCTTTCCATATTCCTTTGGTGTTGCCCATGGAGGTTCTCAAGGAGTGGAACGTTAAGGTAAAGCTGGTCAGGACGAAGAGAGGCGCGATTCTGCACCTGATAGAGCTCGAGCCCGGGCACTTCTACATCGAGCAGAACCCTCTGAAGGATTCCAAATACGGGGTCGCCTACAGAAGGATAAAGGAGAACTTCCCGGAGTTCTACATGTTCTGGGAGATAAAGAACAACCACTACACGGGCAAGCTCCTCGCCGGGGCCTTCCTCGAGAAGAAGGAGATAGACGAGTTCGCCACGTTGCTGGCCAAGTCGGAGGACTTCAAGAGGTTCGAGGAGGCCCGGGAGGAGAAGATCCTCGAGGAAATAAAGAACCTAAAGGGGTGAGCTCAGTTTTTGACCCTCATCATTTTTGTCCCGGGCATCAGATACCCTAGAGTTCGTCATCGCTCGTCCATCCTCATCCGGAAAAGGTTAAAAGGCTGACGGCCGCTGGAATTTCAGCCACGTGCGAGCTCGAGGGCCTTTTCATAAGTTCTCTCCACATCCTTCGCGACGACCCTCCACGAGTACCTCTCCTCGACGGCTTTTCTACCGGCCCTCCCGAGTTTTCCCGCCAGGGTCCCATCCAAGAGGAGCTTTGAGATGGCATCCTTAAGTGCGGATTCGTCCCCTGGCGGCACCAGAAGGCCGCTTCCACTCTCCTGAACAACCTCGGGGATTCCCCCGGATGTGGTCGCCACGACCGGCACCGCGGAGGCCATCGCCTCAAGGATGACTATCCCGAAGGCCTCCGCCGTCAGGGAGGGGAGCACGAAGACGTCCGCCGAGGCGTACAACCGTGGGAGAACGTCGCCCGAAACGTGCCCGGGAAACTTAACCCTGTCCTCGATCCCGAGGAACCTCGCCTGGGCCTTAAGGAAGGGGAGCATCTCGCCGGAACCGACCATGACGAGGGAAGCGTCGTCCACCTCCCTGGAGAGGCTGTGAAAGGCGTTGAGGAGAACGTGGGGCCCCTTACGTGGGGACATCCTGCTAACGTATAGGATCACCCTTCCCTCGAGCCCCATCTCTTCCCTGACCTTTTCCTTCTCCCGATCGCTCAACGGCTGGAAAATCTCGTCCTCGACGCCGTTTGGGATGACCTCAACCGGAACGTCCGTGAAGTGCTGGATGAAGGTTCTGGCCGCGTTGCTCACCGCTATTATCCGGTGGGGAAAGCTCAGGTAGTGGTTGAAGAGGGGAAAGCTCAGCCCCAGCGCCCTCCAGAGGTTCGACTCGTGGGAGAAGGAGATGCTGTGGGTCGTCAGGAGGGACGCCTTCCCGAGCTTTCTCCCCGCCTTCACGGCTTTGAGTGCCAGAGGTGTGAAGGCGTGGTGGGAGTGGATGACGTCGTAGTCCCCGAGGAACTCCCCCAGTTCAAGGTTCGACTTGAGGCCGTAGGTCAGGTTCACACCCAGTAACGGGCTCACCGTTCCCGGGACCTTCACGAGGTCTATTCCCCGTCTTTCGAGCTCTTCCTCCTTTCCCGTCCGGAGGTCGTTGGTCATAACCGCAACCTCATGGCCCCGTTCCCTGAGGTGGAGGGCGAGGTGATGCATGTGGCTCGCGACGCCGCCGACCTTCGGGTAGTACCAGTCACTGACGAGCGCTATCCTCATGCTTTACCCCCCAGTGTCCTGTAGAACTCGACCGCCCCCACAGCGGCCCATGAGTACTGATAGATGAACTTGTACATGAAAGCGATTATCGTGCTCCTCGTCGACGGACCAAGCGCGAGGGTGATGCCGAGCTCGTTCGCGCCGACCCCGGCTGGGATGCCGCTCACCGCCCCGAAGACGGTACTCAGGATGAAGGCGTTGAGGGCGTCGAGGAAGCTCACCGAGACCCCGAAGGCTTTTCCGACCACCATCACGCCCCACACCTGGAGTAACACCGCCAGCGCGGAGAGCACAGCGGCGGCCGTTAAGGTTCGGGGGTCTCTTGTGGCCACCCCCCATCCCGAGTAGGCCCGCTCCACGTAGCTCTCCAGTCTCCTTGATACACCCGGACTGAGGGCCCTCAGGGAACGGGTTGCTTTCAGGAGGAGGGTGTAGGCCCCCCTGCCGTAGACCAGGAGCAAGAAGAGGAACCCGAGGAGGGCGAGTCCCCAGAGGCTGGCACCGAGAACCACCAGGGATATCCCTATCACTATGATAACCTCGATGACGACACCGAAAGCGAGGGCCGAGAGGGCCCTGAAGTAGTCGCCCCCCACGAGCTTGACCTTCGCCGCGTGCCCCACGCCCGGCGGGAGAAAGGCCATCATGTAGTAACCGCTCAGTACGGCCTTCAGGGTCCTCCTGAAGCACGTCCCCTGGACTTTCTTCAAAACTAGGTACCATCTGAGGGTGGAAACGAGTATCGAGGCAAGGGCCAGACCGAAGGCCATAACCACGAACCCCGGGGTCGCCGTTGAGAACGCTTCCACCATCTCTCTCATATCTACTGTGTGCGCCATGTACCCCACGGAAACGAGGAACGCGACGATTGAGAAGAGGGTCCTCTTCCTCACGTGGGCATTCCCCCGGTGGTTGAGGGCGTTTTTCCGACCGCGGGGATTGGTGGGGCAATGCGGATCATCCCGTCGGGTGGTTGAACGCTCATAACGACCGCCTCCATCACCACATCTCGAGGGGGCGTCATAAACCTTTCCACAACGCCCCGGACGGTCAATGCAGTCAAACCCCTATAACCTCTGCCCCGGTAGTTAACTACTGGGTGGTATTTGTGTACTTCGACATCCGACTAAGATATGCGGCAAGATCCGTGAGGGGGTGGCGAACTTTATCGGGGCAATCCCTTGAGAGAGCGTATCCGACAGCGTTCTGGCAAGATCCCGCCTTCGTCGGGAAAATCGTTGAGGGGCGAAACGTCCGTTACAGGGTAGTCGACCCGGTACTCGAGGGGTGCTTTACTTTAAAAGGATAACAGGGAGATAAGGAAAAGACAAGTCAGGCGTTCTCTTCCCTCTTCCTCGTCAGGTACTCGTGTATGGCCTTCGCGGCCCTTCTTCCGTCACCCATGGCAAGGATAACGGTTGCCTCTCCCCTTATAGCGTCACCGCCCGCGAAGACGCCCGGGATACTGGTCATGAGGTTCTCGTCCACCACTATCCTTCCGCGCTCGACCTTCAGGCCGGGGGTGTTGATTATGAGCCGGTTGGGGTGCTTTCCGATGGCTATGATTACCGTGTCGGCTTCGATGGTGACGTACTCGCCCGTTCCAACAATCTTCCTCTTGCCCCTCTTGTCCCTCTCCTCGATCGGGCGCATCCTCTCGAACTTAACGGCCTTGAGGTTGCCCTTCTCATCGCCTATGAACTCGACGGGGTTGACGAAGAACTCGAACTTAACGCCCTCCTCCTTGGCGTGCTCGACCTCCTCTTCCCTCGCGGAAACGTCATCCTCGCCCCTGCGGTAGGCGATTATGACCTCTGCCCCAAAGCGCCTCGCCGAGCGCGCCGCGTCCATGGCGGTGTTCCCCGCACCGATGACCACCACGCGCTTTCCGACCTTCACCGGCGTGTCGTACTCGGGGAAGAGGTAGGCCTTCATGAGGTTGACCCTCGTCAGGAACTCGTTCGCGGTGTAGATCCCGTTGAGGTTTATCCCGGGGGCGTTGATGAGCCTCGGCGTTCCGGCCCCGGAGCCTATGAAGACGGCGTCGTACTCCTGGAGGAGCTCCTCGACGGTGACCGTCCTCCCGACTATGTGGTCGGTGAGTATCCTAACGCCGAGCCTCTTGAGCTTGGCTATCTCGCTCTCGACGATGTCCTTTGGAAGCCTGAACTCGGGAATACCGTACATGAGAACCCCACCGGGCTCGTGGAGGGCCTCGTAGATGGTAACGTCGTAGCCGAGCCTGGCGAGCTCCCCGGCGGCTGTGAGGCCGGCCGGACCCGCTCCTATTATGGCAACGCTCTGGCCCTTCTTCTCGATCTTCGGAACTATCTCAAAGAGAAGCTCATCCTCTATACCGTTCTCTCTCGCGTAGTCCGCCACGAAGCGCTCGAGCTTTCCGATGTTTATCTTGTCGCCAACCTT encodes:
- a CDS encoding Na(+)/H(+) antiporter subunit B, coding for MKMSTVVRSTTKMVSPFLVTYAAYLMIYGHLSPGGGFQGGVILAVAVILLITSHGYRKVRKRFRFNWASLVESSAGTLLVLLGMAGITFGGFYSNFLHTEGGVILPFNVLVGLEVGAAFTFVFYILLRWVESD
- a CDS encoding hydrogenase subunit MbhD domain-containing protein, yielding MLGTILDMILIVMILLAVAVVEEKNLVSAVVKYSLLSLLFVLALFELRAPDVALSAIVVGAIVIGVFLFTIEEVGE
- the mnhG gene encoding monovalent cation/H(+) antiporter subunit G; the encoded protein is MIEAILMLFGEAIMIFGALGILRFPDVYTRLHAATKCDTGGAMSIILALVLTMDAPAVVRVKFLVLAFLIAMINPMVSHAIARAAYRYGVKPEVVVDMYAWDNS
- a CDS encoding monovalent cation/H+ antiporter complex subunit F — protein: MAQEGILVSAFYVLVFTTMLVTYRVLRGPTLPDRIVGLNTITTKVVVVIAVVSVIRGEYYLVDLAIVLLMVNAVGGLILVKYMERRSYD
- a CDS encoding Na+/H+ antiporter subunit E; the protein is MSRVLFYLKERLESMRKRVLHERFEASKLPSWERVVLTWAILMTFWVVITGDLRAEAMVTGALVTLVISIFMRDLLTEDIRRSGHIIEKLLYFAFIYLPQYLVIMAFRLLESNLKVARNVLLMDINPGIVKIKTDLRSDTGVAILANSITLTPGTLTLDVSKKLDGTYVYVHWIDVETLNRERAGKRIKGDIEEWLKKVFW
- the gcvH gene encoding glycine cleavage system protein GcvH; the encoded protein is MIEVGEYKVKEGLYYTKDHEWAQVLEDGTVLVGVSDYAQKELGDLAYVELPEVGKEVNKGDVLCELESVKAVSEVYAPVSGEVVEVNEELEDSPELINEDPYGNWIAKLRPDNLEEELKELMDAEAYAEYLKSL
- a CDS encoding DUF7132 family protein, whose amino-acid sequence is MEVLKEWNVKVKLVRTKRGAILHLIELEPGHFYIEQNPLKDSKYGVAYRRIKENFPEFYMFWEIKNNHYTGKLLAGAFLEKKEIDEFATLLAKSEDFKRFEEAREEKILEEIKNLKG
- a CDS encoding glycosyltransferase family 4 protein, coding for MRIALVSDWYYPKVGGVASHMHHLALHLRERGHEVAVMTNDLRTGKEEELERRGIDLVKVPGTVSPLLGVNLTYGLKSNLELGEFLGDYDVIHSHHAFTPLALKAVKAGRKLGKASLLTTHSISFSHESNLWRALGLSFPLFNHYLSFPHRIIAVSNAARTFIQHFTDVPVEVIPNGVEDEIFQPLSDREKEKVREEMGLEGRVILYVSRMSPRKGPHVLLNAFHSLSREVDDASLVMVGSGEMLPFLKAQARFLGIEDRVKFPGHVSGDVLPRLYASADVFVLPSLTAEAFGIVILEAMASAVPVVATTSGGIPEVVQESGSGLLVPPGDESALKDAISKLLLDGTLAGKLGRAGRKAVEERYSWRVVAKDVERTYEKALELARG
- a CDS encoding lysylphosphatidylglycerol synthase transmembrane domain-containing protein; this translates as MRKRTLFSIVAFLVSVGYMAHTVDMREMVEAFSTATPGFVVMAFGLALASILVSTLRWYLVLKKVQGTCFRRTLKAVLSGYYMMAFLPPGVGHAAKVKLVGGDYFRALSALAFGVVIEVIIVIGISLVVLGASLWGLALLGFLFLLLVYGRGAYTLLLKATRSLRALSPGVSRRLESYVERAYSGWGVATRDPRTLTAAAVLSALAVLLQVWGVMVVGKAFGVSVSFLDALNAFILSTVFGAVSGIPAGVGANELGITLALGPSTRSTIIAFMYKFIYQYSWAAVGAVEFYRTLGGKA
- the gltA gene encoding NADPH-dependent glutamate synthase encodes the protein MAVKRKIIKERVPTPERPVEERVKSFVEVNLGYTFELAVKEAERCLQCPYDYAPCIKGCPVHINIPGFISKLVQYRDDPHRAVKEALNVIWACNSLPATTGRVCPQEDQCEMNCVMGKVGDKINIGKLERFVADYARENGIEDELLFEIVPKIEKKGQSVAIIGAGPAGLTAAGELARLGYDVTIYEALHEPGGVLMYGIPEFRLPKDIVESEIAKLKRLGVRILTDHIVGRTVTVEELLQEYDAVFIGSGAGTPRLINAPGINLNGIYTANEFLTRVNLMKAYLFPEYDTPVKVGKRVVVIGAGNTAMDAARSARRFGAEVIIAYRRGEDDVSAREEEVEHAKEEGVKFEFFVNPVEFIGDEKGNLKAVKFERMRPIEERDKRGKRKIVGTGEYVTIEADTVIIAIGKHPNRLIINTPGLKVERGRIVVDENLMTSIPGVFAGGDAIRGEATVILAMGDGRRAAKAIHEYLTRKREENA